From Riemerella anatipestifer ATCC 11845 = DSM 15868, a single genomic window includes:
- a CDS encoding DUF3098 domain-containing protein, which translates to MAEQNKTNENSFYFKKDNYKWMLIGLVCIVLGFILMMGSGANTTPDGKFDPNYWNEDIFSIRRIRIAPLLVITGFVIQVYAILKRK; encoded by the coding sequence ATGGCAGAACAAAATAAAACAAACGAAAATAGTTTTTATTTCAAAAAAGACAATTATAAGTGGATGCTTATAGGCTTGGTGTGTATTGTTTTAGGATTTATTCTTATGATGGGGTCTGGAGCTAACACAACGCCCGATGGTAAATTTGACCCAAACTACTGGAATGAGGATATTTTTTCTATCAGAAGAATACGCATTGCTCCACTATTGGTAATTACAGGATTTGTGATACAAGTCTATGCTATTTTGAAAAGAAAATAA
- a CDS encoding cell division protein FtsX: MANTVDDFNKRRLRSSNITVVISIALVLFLVGLFGLILINAQKYSDYIKEQLVVNAFFSENYDAKDSLKIAKQEQEAIKTIQALPFVKKTTFISRQQASKEAKKSMGIDADALFEENIFPSSVEVSLKPNFVSPEEIQGVVKELEKVDGIVEVKNNSDLMIEVYNNLNRILTWILAFSLVFLILAIVLINNSIRLKIFSKRFIIKTMQLVGAKRRFILKPFIIEAVILGLIGAVIGLLALFGVWYYFTNQIGTPFVQDTNQYIQLVLAVFGVGVLITVLSTIFATWRFLRTNIDDLYYS, from the coding sequence ATGGCTAATACAGTAGACGATTTTAACAAAAGAAGGCTGAGATCCAGCAATATCACGGTAGTTATTAGTATAGCATTAGTTTTGTTTTTGGTAGGGCTTTTCGGTCTTATTCTTATCAATGCTCAAAAATATTCAGACTATATTAAAGAACAACTTGTAGTAAACGCCTTTTTCTCCGAAAACTACGATGCTAAAGATTCTCTAAAAATAGCGAAACAAGAACAAGAAGCTATAAAGACCATACAAGCACTTCCGTTTGTTAAAAAAACTACTTTTATCTCAAGACAACAAGCGTCTAAAGAAGCTAAAAAAAGTATGGGTATAGATGCTGACGCTCTTTTTGAAGAAAACATATTCCCGTCTTCAGTAGAGGTTTCTCTAAAGCCAAATTTCGTAAGCCCTGAGGAAATACAAGGTGTAGTTAAAGAATTAGAAAAAGTAGATGGCATTGTAGAAGTAAAAAATAACAGCGACCTAATGATTGAGGTTTACAATAACCTTAACAGAATCCTCACTTGGATATTAGCATTTTCTTTGGTATTTTTAATTTTAGCAATCGTACTGATTAACAACTCTATTAGACTAAAAATATTTTCTAAAAGATTCATTATTAAGACTATGCAACTTGTGGGTGCTAAGCGTCGTTTTATCCTTAAACCGTTCATCATAGAAGCCGTTATTTTAGGGCTCATTGGTGCTGTTATTGGGCTTTTAGCACTATTTGGAGTTTGGTATTATTTTACTAATCAAATAGGAACTCCGTTTGTACAAGATACTAATCAGTACATACAATTGGTTTTAGCGGTTTTTGGAGTTGGAGTCCTTATCACTGTTCTAAGCACTATTTTTGCAACTTGGAGGTTCCTTAGAACTAATATTGATGATTTATACTATTCTTAA
- the rsmA gene encoding 16S rRNA (adenine(1518)-N(6)/adenine(1519)-N(6))-dimethyltransferase RsmA codes for MTVKAKKHLGQHFLNDENIASKIVEALEVDVQDFVLEVGPGMGVLTKYLLNKNSEIFVAEIDVESIAYLKEHYPKLEEKHFVGDFLKANLTEIFNSEQVSVIGNFPYNISSQILFKIIDNYAQIPEMVGMFQKEVAERTSAEPRTKSYGILSVMVQAYYDVKYLFTVSENVFTPPPKVKSGVIRLTRNPKKGLEGNEVLFKQIVKAGFNQRRKKLSNALKGLNIPEALLTHNFLTLRAEELSVEDFIIFTIEWKNALKSSAV; via the coding sequence TTGACAGTAAAAGCTAAAAAACACCTCGGGCAACATTTTCTTAACGACGAAAACATAGCATCTAAAATTGTAGAAGCTTTAGAGGTTGATGTTCAGGATTTTGTCTTAGAAGTAGGTCCAGGTATGGGAGTTTTAACCAAATATCTTCTTAATAAAAATTCAGAAATATTTGTGGCAGAGATAGATGTAGAGTCTATTGCTTACCTTAAAGAACATTACCCCAAATTAGAAGAAAAACACTTTGTTGGTGATTTTTTAAAAGCTAATTTGACCGAAATTTTCAATTCGGAGCAGGTTTCTGTTATAGGGAATTTTCCATACAATATTTCATCACAGATTTTATTTAAAATAATAGATAATTACGCCCAAATACCAGAAATGGTGGGAATGTTCCAAAAAGAAGTCGCTGAAAGAACTTCTGCAGAACCTCGCACTAAAAGTTATGGGATTCTGTCGGTAATGGTTCAGGCGTATTATGATGTAAAGTATCTTTTTACCGTTAGCGAAAATGTTTTTACGCCACCACCTAAAGTGAAATCTGGAGTTATCAGGCTTACCAGAAATCCTAAAAAAGGTCTAGAAGGCAACGAAGTTTTATTTAAACAAATTGTAAAAGCAGGTTTTAACCAAAGACGAAAAAAATTAAGTAACGCTCTTAAAGGACTTAATATTCCCGAAGCTTTATTAACGCATAATTTTTTAACTTTGCGAGCGGAAGAACTTAGTGTAGAAGATTTTATCATCTTTACTATTGAGTGGAAAAATGCACTAAAATCATCAGCCGTTTAA